The Thermoanaerobaculia bacterium region CCAGACGTTCGTCTTGACGACGGGCTCGGGCAACGTGACGATCGACACCGACTCGAACACCGTGATCCAGCAGGACGGCGACGCGAAGACGTTCGCCGATCTCGCGGCCGGGATGCAGGTCGAAGTGAAGGGAATCCTTCAGGGCGACGGGAGCATCCTGGCGGAGACGGTCAAGATCGAATCCGGCGACTGAGGATCCTTCCCGATCGGCTTCGAACGCCCGGCTCGAGAGGGCCGGGCTCCTTTTTTGGCGTCACTTTCGCAGAGATCGGAGGCGAATGAGCATTCGACGCGTTCTCGCGGCACCGGGTTTCATCGTCGCGGTACTGGCCTCGTCCGTCGCACACGCCGCCGCCGTCCCCGTCCGCTTCCCGGAAGGGGTCGTGCACGGGTTCCTGACGCTTGCGACGCCGGCGGGGAAGATTCTCGCCGACGGCGACTCGATCCAGTTCGCGCGGGGAGACCGGGTTACGAGCCGTCTCGTCTTCCGCTTTCGGGACGGATCGCTCCAGGACGAAACGACCGTGTTCCTCCAGCGCGATCGCTTCGAGCTCCTGACCGATCACATGATCCAGAAAGGTCCGAGCTTCCCGCACCCGATCGAGATCACGATCGACCGGCCGGCCGGGCACGTGACCGTGAGGACGACCGGAAAGGACGGCAGGGAAGAGACGATCGACCGGCGCATGGAGCTGCCCGCGGACCTCGCCAACGGCCTCGTCCCCACGCTCCTGAAGAACCTCCCGGCAGGGGCGGGGAAGACCTCGGCGCCGTATCTTGCGGCGACGCCGAAACCTTCGATCGTCACGCTCGCGCTCTCGCGCGACGGCGGAGACACGATTTCGGTCGGATCGTCCCGGCGGAAGGCGCAACGCTGGGTCGTGCACGTGGAGCTCTCCGGGATCAAGGGCGTCCTGGCGAAGCTCCTCGGGAAGCAGCCGCCCGACACTCACATCTGGATCCTCGGCGGCGACGCGCCCACGTTCCTGCGGTCCGAGAGTCCCGCGTGGTTCGGCGGGCCGATGTGGGTGATCCGGCTCTCGGCTCCCGCCTGGCCGGAGGCTTCGTCGGCCGATTCCCGCTGATCCGCGAGACGCCTCAGCGGAGCCGGCGCTCCGCGCGTCTCCGGCGCCGCTTTCCGGCGAGGTCGGCGATGATCGCCGCGCCGGCGGCCCACAGCGAGTAATCGGGCGCCATCCCGAGGAGGACGGCCGCCGAGCCACCGAAGACGCACCAGACGAGCGGCACCGCCGAGACGATCTCCCGGATCGGAAAGTCGCGCCGCAGGAAGACGCCGACGGTGAAGAGGACCGTCGGACAGGGAACGCCGAACGTCGGCAGGCGCGGCCAGCGCTCGCCGGCGGCGAGAACGGCGAGAGGGTACGCGAGCGCGGCGATCAGGAACACCGCTCCCGCGGCGGCGCGCCAGCTTCCGCCGGCGGTGGGACGCTCCCCCACGGGGCGCGGCCCGTGTGCGGCGGGACGAATTCCCCGGCCGAACACGGCGAGGCCGGCGAGCAGCACGCCTTCGACGGCGAAGAGGAGGGCGAAGCCGATCGCGGCCGGATTGACCCTGCGGAAGAAGATGCCGTGATAGACGACGGCGTTCCAGAACCAGAGGACCGAGAGGTACGCCGCCATGACACGGCCTCCTGCCGGGCGGCGCGCGAGCATTCCCCACGCGAGAAGAGCCGCGGCGAGCCAGAGCGCGAGCGCGGCCGGTCCCACGGCGCCGTTGTACGCGCCGAAGACGTCGAGGAACTGCGCGCGCGTGAAGGGGAGTTTCATGGGTCAGCCGGCGCGGCGGGAGCCGGGACGCGAGCGGCGCGCAGATCCGGGCTTCAAGATGCTTCGAGAATACCGCAGCCGGGCTCGTCGGAACCAACAGGAAGGGCGCCCCTTTCGGAGCGCCCCGTGACCCGCGGAGGTCGAGGAGGAATGCCGGCGGATTCAGAAGCGGGCAAGTGTGCCGCTTTGGAGGGTGATGAAGAAATTGACGCCGTTGCTGGAGACGAACGTCGGGAAGGAGTCGGTCCCCATGTCGATCGCTCCGAGCGGAGCCAGAGTCGTCGACTTCCACACCGAGACGCTGTCGCCGCTGAAGTTCGTGACGAGGATCTTGTCGCCGTCGAAGGCGGCGGATTCCGGGCCGCTGAGGCCGTTGCCGGTGATCGTCGTCATCAGCGCTCCGGAGGAGACGTGCACCACCGCGACCGAGTCGTCGGAAAAGCACGGGACGAAGATGTTCGTGCCGTTGAACACGGGATACATCGGATTCTTGCCGACGGCCACCGTGCGGATCACATTGGCATACTCGTTGAGCTCGAGGAGAGTGCCCGCGTTGAAATCCGTGACCCAGACGTGATTCCCGTCGAAGATCGCGCCGGTGAGGGCGCTGAAGCCGTCGGTGTACGTGGTCACCGACCATGGACCCGAGCGCGGATGGACGAGGGATACTCCGCTATAGCCGATCACCCAGAGCTGGCTTCCGTCGAACAGGATGCTCGTCGGCCCCGCGAGCAACGGCGCGGTCGTCGAGATGACGGTCACGGCGCCGGGGGCATTCTGAGGATCGATCTGATAGAG contains the following coding sequences:
- a CDS encoding DUF6064 family protein, with product MKLPFTRAQFLDVFGAYNGAVGPAALALWLAAALLAWGMLARRPAGGRVMAAYLSVLWFWNAVVYHGIFFRRVNPAAIGFALLFAVEGVLLAGLAVFGRGIRPAAHGPRPVGERPTAGGSWRAAAGAVFLIAALAYPLAVLAAGERWPRLPTFGVPCPTVLFTVGVFLRRDFPIREIVSAVPLVWCVFGGSAAVLLGMAPDYSLWAAGAAIIADLAGKRRRRRAERRLR
- a CDS encoding S-layer homology domain-containing protein, whose translation is MNTGLMHRFSSWGAIALAAALAMGTASRGFAQMSASIPFTDLADCGGFVDPIAEAYLTGLTNGTSATTFSPTGLVNREQMAAFVTRTLDSSVSRTIVRASLGQWAVPKSILQMATTSLGGVLMNTVSDGPDVWVADSSGGRVLKIQGSTGRLLETWTGATGAFSMVSAMGKIFVISNSGALYQIDPQNAPGAVTVISTTAPLLAGPTSILFDGSQLWVIGYSGVSLVHPRSGPWSVTTYTDGFSALTGAIFDGNHVWVTDFNAGTLLELNEYANVIRTVAVGKNPMYPVFNGTNIFVPCFSDDSVAVVHVSSGALMTTITGNGLSGPESAAFDGDKILVTNFSGDSVSVWKSTTLAPLGAIDMGTDSFPTFVSSNGVNFFITLQSGTLARF